One genomic region from Syngnathus typhle isolate RoL2023-S1 ecotype Sweden linkage group LG17, RoL_Styp_1.0, whole genome shotgun sequence encodes:
- the srebf2 gene encoding sterol regulatory element-binding protein 2 isoform X4 — MDCGEYMPPMEPLAEFGNGLTVGDIYEMLQLDPDLFEELDTLSTTPRPANQNPGSASNPVAYHNSGVGPSAPPTLSPRSGSLPPNISPAQSPSTATPSTVQHQVTRTPPPLQPRPQVVHPIQPHLVAQPTIQMQTQRFPVHTLVPTPIQTPAAQTVMIATTGGQSRFIQNPVIYHQSPTPGFPVLQPQVQSIVTTPQLQPVTIQQRLLTNGQTIQTLSTAPTTVHAVPQQVQQVLVQQPQILKTDSLVLSTMANPGGITTLTTPLQNTTLQVPTLMGSSLLTSVLGGGEKLTIKHLGSSHCTNGTISGIDQSALTAAGLCQGGVVKEGERRTTHNIIEKRYRSSINDKIVELRDLVVGNDVKMHKSGVLSKAIDYIKYLKQVNHKLRQENLTLKMANQKNRPVTMSEDMEPKEEIAIMSPPASDLGSISPQQFSPYNVDSEPSSPLMDHDQMKCEPDSPNFVGVMDGSRLLLCALTFFCLSLNPLPSLLDSEISESLSTGHGPSRSLSWFPGPTQDLASWLRCLLPWVTVWMLSGLGAIWGCVRVLYLWEPVTPLHSPKSVSFWRHRKQADVHLKRGDYAAALTSLETSLSILTRALPSTKLDLVCSLTWNVIRYCLHRPTPLGWLVHQIRGKHEGDEARTSAKDAALVYHRLSQLQLTGKLPQRSSWWALSLSLSAVNLSESAQGKMAPAQLAEIYVTAAAAMRTLPALYLTCLPGYLLSCAESLANQCEAKHIPDGLRWLFNPLARKFFLTCDWSLKSESSDGVFTSKRDPGDPVAQLHRCFCRKLLERAVHTLIQPQNDFEACKHKQSSGEFSSALDFLQQLNKCTEDSPSAPPFSTPPSHTITSVRDPVSRWWALVLKATIYWLQGDDVTVRSLLVEAERMPRTRHTLDHPLPKAVQSLCKSVQMSLSPVKGEGTSACLSRCDQASSYLRSSISVPLGQPGDGLNKAMELLVCDLLLTLRTSLWQRGSSTNGEPGPASASQLAGFQNDLSALRKLTQCSRQAQHKMFLHETTVRLMAGASPTRTHQLLDHNLRRRTNGLPNAGERERAHAILLACGHLPMPLLTPPGHRAHLLAEAKRTLERVGDRRSLQDCQQILMRLSGGTTVVTS, encoded by the exons ATGGACTGTGGAGAGTACATGCCACCAATGGAGCCTTTAGCGGAATTTGGAAATGGATTAACAGTAGGGGACATTTATG AGATGCTCCAGCTTGATCCCGACTTATTTGAGGAGCTGGACACTCTAAGCACCACCCCTCGACCAGCCAATCAAAACCCGGGCTCTGCATCAAACCCGGTTGCCTACCACAACTCCGGCGTTGGTCCCTCTGCCCCCCCGACATTGTCGCCCAGGTCTGGCTCCCTCCCCCCAAATATCTCCCCTGCTCAGTCGCCCTCCACAGCCACACCATCTACAGTACAGCATCAGGTGACCCGTACTCCACCGCCCCTTCAGCCGCGGCCTCAGGTGGTCCACCCCATCCAACCCCATCTGGTGGCCCAACCCACCATTCAG ATGCAAACCCAGCGATTCCCGGTTCACACTTTGGTCCCAACACCCATCCAGACACCTGCGGCCCAAACGGTGATGATTGCCACCACTGGTGGGCAGTCACGTTTCATCCAAAACCCGGTCATCTACCACCAGAGCCCGACTCCTGGTTTCCCAG TACTTCAACCACAAGTGCAGAGCATTGTGACAACACCTCAACTCCAACCGGTGACAATTCAACAGCGCCTTCTGACAAATGGTCAGACCATTCAGACTCTCTCTACAGCGCCCACTACAGTCCACGCTGTGCCGCAGCAAGTGCAACAG GTTCTGGTTCAACAGCCTCAAATTTTGAAGACCGATTCCCTGGTACTATCCACCATGGCAAACCCAGGAGGGATCACCACATTGACCACGCCCCTCCAGAACACAACGCTGCAAGTGCCG ACGCTGATGGGCAGCAGCCTCCTGACTTCTGTTCtgggaggaggagagaagctgACAATCAAACACCTGGGCTCCTCTCACTGCACAAACGGCACCATCTCGGGCATAGACCAAAGCGCTTTGACTGCAGCGGGGCTGTGCCAAGGAGGGGTGGTGAAGGAGGGTGAGAGAAGGACCACCCACAACATCATTGAAAAGAGGTACCGCTCGTCCATCAATGACAAGATTGTGGAGCTGAGAGACTTGGTTGTCGGCAATGACGTCAAG ATGCATAAGTCGGGAGTGTTGAGTAAAGCCATTGACTACATTAAGTACCTGAAACAGGTCAACCATAAACTCCGACAGGAGAATCTGACTCTCAAGATGGCAAACCAGAAGAACA GGCCAGTGACAATGTCTGAGGATATGGAGCCTAAAGAGGAAATTGCAATTATGTCACCTCCAGCCTCCGACTTGGGCTCAATTTCCCCTCAACAGTTTTCTCCTTACAATGTGGACTCTGAGCCCAGCAGCCCCTTAATGGATCACGATCAG ATGAAGTGTGAGCCAGACTCTCCTAACTTTGTCGGAGTGATGGATGGCTCTCGTCTGCTTCTCTGTGCCCTGACCTTCTTCTGTCTCTCCCTGAACCCGCTGCCCTCTTTGTTGGATTCGGAGATCTCGGAGAGTCTTTCTACTGGCCACGGACCTTCTCGATCTCTATCCTGGTTCCCGGGCCCCACTCAAGATTTGG CCTCTTGGCTGCGTTGTCTGTTGCCATGGGTGACGGTTTGGATGCTGAGTGGGCTGGGAGCAATTTGGGGTTGCGTACGGGTGCTCTACCTCTGGGAACCCGTCACGCCTCTTCACTCCCCCAAGTCGGTGTCCTTCTGGAGACACCGAAAGCAAGCTGATGTTCACCTCAAGAGA GGAGATTATGCTGCAGCATTGACAAGTTTAGAGACTTCCTTGTCCATCTTGACCAGAGCGTTGCCTTCCACCAAACTGGATCTGGTCTGCTCGTTGACCTGGAACGTGATTCGCTATTGTTTACATCGCCCAACCCCTCTCGGGTGGCTGGTTCACCAAATCCGAGGCAAACACGAGGGGGACGAGGCGAGGACAAGCGCGAAGGATGCCGCCTTGGTATACCATCGTCTGAGCCAGCTGCAACTCACGG GAAAGCTACCTCAGCGAAGCAGCTGGTGGGCCCTGTCGCTATCTCTGAGTGCTGTCAACCTCAGCGAGAGCGCCCAAGGAAAGATGGCCcccgctcaactcgccgagatcTACGTGACGGCAGCCGCAGCCATGCGCACTCTACCTGCTCTCTACCTCACCTGTTTGCCC ggCTACTTACTGAGCTGTGCCGAGAGCCTTGCAAACCAATGCGAAGCAAAGCACATTCCTGACGGCCTGCGCTGGCTTTTCAACCCATTGGCCAGGAAGTTCTTTTTAACCTGCGATTGGTCATTGAAGTCAGAGAGCAGCGATGGGGTGTTCACGTCGAAGAGAGACCCAG GAGACCCAGTGGCCCAGTTGCACCGTTGTTTCTGCAGGAAGTTGTTGGAGAGAGCCGTTCACACCCTCATCCAGCCTCAAAATGACTTTGAagcatgcaaacacaaacaaagctcTGG AGAGTTTTCCAGTGCCCTTGACTTTTTGCAACAGTTGAATAAATGCACAGAGGACTCGCCGTCTGCTCCTCCCTTCTCAACTCCTCCCAGTCACACCATCACATCAG TGAGAGATCCAGTGAGTCGTTGGTGGGCGTTGGTCCTAAAGGCTACCATCTATTGGCTTCAAGGCGATGATGTCACTGTGAGGTCTCTGTTGGTGGAAGCAGAGCGGATGCCAAGGACACGGCACACTCTTGA CCACCCTCTGCCCAAAGCTGTGCAGTCACTCTGCAAGTCAGTTCAGATGAGTCTGTCACCTGTAAAGGGAGAAGGAACATCAGCCTGTCTGTCCCGTTGTGACCAAGCTAGCAGCTACCTGCGCTCCAGCATCTCCGTACCGCTTGGGCAGCCCGGCGATGGCTTAAACAAG GCGATGGAGCTCTTGGTATGCGACCTTCTACTGACCTTGAGGACCAGTTTATGGCAGCGAGGAAGCAGCACGAATGGGGAACCGGGTCCAGCATCTGCTTCGCAGTTGGCTGGTTTTCAAAACGACCTCAGTGCGCTCCGAAAGCTCACGCAGTGCTCCAGACAGGCCCAGCATAAG ATGTTCCTCCACGAGACCACGGTGAGGCTGATGGCCGGAGCCAGTCCCACAAGGACGCACCAGCTGCTGGATCACAATCTGCGACGCAGGACCAACGGCCTCCCCAATGCAG GTGAGAGGGAGCGGGCTCACGCCATTCTGCTGGCCTGCGGCCACCTGCCCATGCCTCTGTTAACCCCGCCCGGGCATCGTGCCCACCTGCTGGCCGAGGCCAAACGCACGCTGGAGCGGGTAGGAGATCGGCGCTCCCTGCAAGACTGTCAACAGATTCTGATGCGCCTGAGCGGTGGCACGACCGTGGTTACATCCTGA
- the srebf2 gene encoding sterol regulatory element-binding protein 2 isoform X1, protein MDCGEYMPPMEPLAEFGNGLTVGDIYEMLQLDPDLFEELDTLSTTPRPANQNPGSASNPVAYHNSGVGPSAPPTLSPRSGSLPPNISPAQSPSTATPSTVQHQVTRTPPPLQPRPQVVHPIQPHLVAQPTIQMQTQRFPVHTLVPTPIQTPAAQTVMIATTGGQSRFIQNPVIYHQSPTPGFPVLQPQVQSIVTTPQLQPVTIQQRLLTNGQTIQTLSTAPTTVHAVPQQVQQVLVQQPQILKTDSLVLSTMANPGGITTLTTPLQNTTLQVPTLMGSSLLTSVLGGGEKLTIKHLGSSHCTNGTISGIDQSALTAAGLCQGGVVKEGERRTTHNIIEKRYRSSINDKIVELRDLVVGNDVKMHKSGVLSKAIDYIKYLKQVNHKLRQENLTLKMANQKNRPVTMSEDMEPKEEIAIMSPPASDLGSISPQQFSPYNVDSEPSSPLMDHDQMKCEPDSPNFVGVMDGSRLLLCALTFFCLSLNPLPSLLDSEISESLSTGHGPSRSLSWFPGPTQDLASWLRCLLPWVTVWMLSGLGAIWGCVRVLYLWEPVTPLHSPKSVSFWRHRKQADVHLKRGDYAAALTSLETSLSILTRALPSTKLDLVCSLTWNVIRYCLHRPTPLGWLVHQIRGKHEGDEARTSAKDAALVYHRLSQLQLTGKLPQRSSWWALSLSLSAVNLSESAQGKMAPAQLAEIYVTAAAAMRTLPALYLTCLPVRNLIILVSILTYTTFFFSSSQGYLLSCAESLANQCEAKHIPDGLRWLFNPLARKFFLTCDWSLKSESSDGVFTSKRDPGDPVAQLHRCFCRKLLERAVHTLIQPQNDFEACKHKQSSGEFSSALDFLQQLNKCTEDSPSAPPFSTPPSHTITSVRDPVSRWWALVLKATIYWLQGDDVTVRSLLVEAERMPRTRHTLDHPLPKAVQSLCKSVQMSLSPVKGEGTSACLSRCDQASSYLRSSISVPLGQPGDGLNKAMELLVCDLLLTLRTSLWQRGSSTNGEPGPASASQLAGFQNDLSALRKLTQCSRQAQHKMFLHETTVRLMAGASPTRTHQLLDHNLRRRTNGLPNAEGERERAHAILLACGHLPMPLLTPPGHRAHLLAEAKRTLERVGDRRSLQDCQQILMRLSGGTTVVTS, encoded by the exons ATGGACTGTGGAGAGTACATGCCACCAATGGAGCCTTTAGCGGAATTTGGAAATGGATTAACAGTAGGGGACATTTATG AGATGCTCCAGCTTGATCCCGACTTATTTGAGGAGCTGGACACTCTAAGCACCACCCCTCGACCAGCCAATCAAAACCCGGGCTCTGCATCAAACCCGGTTGCCTACCACAACTCCGGCGTTGGTCCCTCTGCCCCCCCGACATTGTCGCCCAGGTCTGGCTCCCTCCCCCCAAATATCTCCCCTGCTCAGTCGCCCTCCACAGCCACACCATCTACAGTACAGCATCAGGTGACCCGTACTCCACCGCCCCTTCAGCCGCGGCCTCAGGTGGTCCACCCCATCCAACCCCATCTGGTGGCCCAACCCACCATTCAG ATGCAAACCCAGCGATTCCCGGTTCACACTTTGGTCCCAACACCCATCCAGACACCTGCGGCCCAAACGGTGATGATTGCCACCACTGGTGGGCAGTCACGTTTCATCCAAAACCCGGTCATCTACCACCAGAGCCCGACTCCTGGTTTCCCAG TACTTCAACCACAAGTGCAGAGCATTGTGACAACACCTCAACTCCAACCGGTGACAATTCAACAGCGCCTTCTGACAAATGGTCAGACCATTCAGACTCTCTCTACAGCGCCCACTACAGTCCACGCTGTGCCGCAGCAAGTGCAACAG GTTCTGGTTCAACAGCCTCAAATTTTGAAGACCGATTCCCTGGTACTATCCACCATGGCAAACCCAGGAGGGATCACCACATTGACCACGCCCCTCCAGAACACAACGCTGCAAGTGCCG ACGCTGATGGGCAGCAGCCTCCTGACTTCTGTTCtgggaggaggagagaagctgACAATCAAACACCTGGGCTCCTCTCACTGCACAAACGGCACCATCTCGGGCATAGACCAAAGCGCTTTGACTGCAGCGGGGCTGTGCCAAGGAGGGGTGGTGAAGGAGGGTGAGAGAAGGACCACCCACAACATCATTGAAAAGAGGTACCGCTCGTCCATCAATGACAAGATTGTGGAGCTGAGAGACTTGGTTGTCGGCAATGACGTCAAG ATGCATAAGTCGGGAGTGTTGAGTAAAGCCATTGACTACATTAAGTACCTGAAACAGGTCAACCATAAACTCCGACAGGAGAATCTGACTCTCAAGATGGCAAACCAGAAGAACA GGCCAGTGACAATGTCTGAGGATATGGAGCCTAAAGAGGAAATTGCAATTATGTCACCTCCAGCCTCCGACTTGGGCTCAATTTCCCCTCAACAGTTTTCTCCTTACAATGTGGACTCTGAGCCCAGCAGCCCCTTAATGGATCACGATCAG ATGAAGTGTGAGCCAGACTCTCCTAACTTTGTCGGAGTGATGGATGGCTCTCGTCTGCTTCTCTGTGCCCTGACCTTCTTCTGTCTCTCCCTGAACCCGCTGCCCTCTTTGTTGGATTCGGAGATCTCGGAGAGTCTTTCTACTGGCCACGGACCTTCTCGATCTCTATCCTGGTTCCCGGGCCCCACTCAAGATTTGG CCTCTTGGCTGCGTTGTCTGTTGCCATGGGTGACGGTTTGGATGCTGAGTGGGCTGGGAGCAATTTGGGGTTGCGTACGGGTGCTCTACCTCTGGGAACCCGTCACGCCTCTTCACTCCCCCAAGTCGGTGTCCTTCTGGAGACACCGAAAGCAAGCTGATGTTCACCTCAAGAGA GGAGATTATGCTGCAGCATTGACAAGTTTAGAGACTTCCTTGTCCATCTTGACCAGAGCGTTGCCTTCCACCAAACTGGATCTGGTCTGCTCGTTGACCTGGAACGTGATTCGCTATTGTTTACATCGCCCAACCCCTCTCGGGTGGCTGGTTCACCAAATCCGAGGCAAACACGAGGGGGACGAGGCGAGGACAAGCGCGAAGGATGCCGCCTTGGTATACCATCGTCTGAGCCAGCTGCAACTCACGG GAAAGCTACCTCAGCGAAGCAGCTGGTGGGCCCTGTCGCTATCTCTGAGTGCTGTCAACCTCAGCGAGAGCGCCCAAGGAAAGATGGCCcccgctcaactcgccgagatcTACGTGACGGCAGCCGCAGCCATGCGCACTCTACCTGCTCTCTACCTCACCTGTTTGCCCGTACGTAACCTTATTATTCTCGTATCGATTTTAACttacacaactttttttttttcttcttctcagggCTACTTACTGAGCTGTGCCGAGAGCCTTGCAAACCAATGCGAAGCAAAGCACATTCCTGACGGCCTGCGCTGGCTTTTCAACCCATTGGCCAGGAAGTTCTTTTTAACCTGCGATTGGTCATTGAAGTCAGAGAGCAGCGATGGGGTGTTCACGTCGAAGAGAGACCCAG GAGACCCAGTGGCCCAGTTGCACCGTTGTTTCTGCAGGAAGTTGTTGGAGAGAGCCGTTCACACCCTCATCCAGCCTCAAAATGACTTTGAagcatgcaaacacaaacaaagctcTGG AGAGTTTTCCAGTGCCCTTGACTTTTTGCAACAGTTGAATAAATGCACAGAGGACTCGCCGTCTGCTCCTCCCTTCTCAACTCCTCCCAGTCACACCATCACATCAG TGAGAGATCCAGTGAGTCGTTGGTGGGCGTTGGTCCTAAAGGCTACCATCTATTGGCTTCAAGGCGATGATGTCACTGTGAGGTCTCTGTTGGTGGAAGCAGAGCGGATGCCAAGGACACGGCACACTCTTGA CCACCCTCTGCCCAAAGCTGTGCAGTCACTCTGCAAGTCAGTTCAGATGAGTCTGTCACCTGTAAAGGGAGAAGGAACATCAGCCTGTCTGTCCCGTTGTGACCAAGCTAGCAGCTACCTGCGCTCCAGCATCTCCGTACCGCTTGGGCAGCCCGGCGATGGCTTAAACAAG GCGATGGAGCTCTTGGTATGCGACCTTCTACTGACCTTGAGGACCAGTTTATGGCAGCGAGGAAGCAGCACGAATGGGGAACCGGGTCCAGCATCTGCTTCGCAGTTGGCTGGTTTTCAAAACGACCTCAGTGCGCTCCGAAAGCTCACGCAGTGCTCCAGACAGGCCCAGCATAAG ATGTTCCTCCACGAGACCACGGTGAGGCTGATGGCCGGAGCCAGTCCCACAAGGACGCACCAGCTGCTGGATCACAATCTGCGACGCAGGACCAACGGCCTCCCCAATGCAG AAGGTGAGAGGGAGCGGGCTCACGCCATTCTGCTGGCCTGCGGCCACCTGCCCATGCCTCTGTTAACCCCGCCCGGGCATCGTGCCCACCTGCTGGCCGAGGCCAAACGCACGCTGGAGCGGGTAGGAGATCGGCGCTCCCTGCAAGACTGTCAACAGATTCTGATGCGCCTGAGCGGTGGCACGACCGTGGTTACATCCTGA
- the srebf2 gene encoding sterol regulatory element-binding protein 2 isoform X3 encodes MDCGEYMPPMEPLAEFGNGLTVGDIYEMLQLDPDLFEELDTLSTTPRPANQNPGSASNPVAYHNSGVGPSAPPTLSPRSGSLPPNISPAQSPSTATPSTVQHQVTRTPPPLQPRPQVVHPIQPHLVAQPTIQMQTQRFPVHTLVPTPIQTPAAQTVMIATTGGQSRFIQNPVIYHQSPTPGFPVLQPQVQSIVTTPQLQPVTIQQRLLTNGQTIQTLSTAPTTVHAVPQQVQQVLVQQPQILKTDSLVLSTMANPGGITTLTTPLQNTTLQVPTLMGSSLLTSVLGGGEKLTIKHLGSSHCTNGTISGIDQSALTAAGLCQGGVVKEGERRTTHNIIEKRYRSSINDKIVELRDLVVGNDVKMHKSGVLSKAIDYIKYLKQVNHKLRQENLTLKMANQKNRPVTMSEDMEPKEEIAIMSPPASDLGSISPQQFSPYNVDSEPSSPLMDHDQMKCEPDSPNFVGVMDGSRLLLCALTFFCLSLNPLPSLLDSEISESLSTGHGPSRSLSWFPGPTQDLASWLRCLLPWVTVWMLSGLGAIWGCVRVLYLWEPVTPLHSPKSVSFWRHRKQADVHLKRGDYAAALTSLETSLSILTRALPSTKLDLVCSLTWNVIRYCLHRPTPLGWLVHQIRGKHEGDEARTSAKDAALVYHRLSQLQLTGKLPQRSSWWALSLSLSAVNLSESAQGKMAPAQLAEIYVTAAAAMRTLPALYLTCLPGYLLSCAESLANQCEAKHIPDGLRWLFNPLARKFFLTCDWSLKSESSDGVFTSKRDPGDPVAQLHRCFCRKLLERAVHTLIQPQNDFEACKHKQSSGEFSSALDFLQQLNKCTEDSPSAPPFSTPPSHTITSVRDPVSRWWALVLKATIYWLQGDDVTVRSLLVEAERMPRTRHTLDHPLPKAVQSLCKSVQMSLSPVKGEGTSACLSRCDQASSYLRSSISVPLGQPGDGLNKAMELLVCDLLLTLRTSLWQRGSSTNGEPGPASASQLAGFQNDLSALRKLTQCSRQAQHKMFLHETTVRLMAGASPTRTHQLLDHNLRRRTNGLPNAEGERERAHAILLACGHLPMPLLTPPGHRAHLLAEAKRTLERVGDRRSLQDCQQILMRLSGGTTVVTS; translated from the exons ATGGACTGTGGAGAGTACATGCCACCAATGGAGCCTTTAGCGGAATTTGGAAATGGATTAACAGTAGGGGACATTTATG AGATGCTCCAGCTTGATCCCGACTTATTTGAGGAGCTGGACACTCTAAGCACCACCCCTCGACCAGCCAATCAAAACCCGGGCTCTGCATCAAACCCGGTTGCCTACCACAACTCCGGCGTTGGTCCCTCTGCCCCCCCGACATTGTCGCCCAGGTCTGGCTCCCTCCCCCCAAATATCTCCCCTGCTCAGTCGCCCTCCACAGCCACACCATCTACAGTACAGCATCAGGTGACCCGTACTCCACCGCCCCTTCAGCCGCGGCCTCAGGTGGTCCACCCCATCCAACCCCATCTGGTGGCCCAACCCACCATTCAG ATGCAAACCCAGCGATTCCCGGTTCACACTTTGGTCCCAACACCCATCCAGACACCTGCGGCCCAAACGGTGATGATTGCCACCACTGGTGGGCAGTCACGTTTCATCCAAAACCCGGTCATCTACCACCAGAGCCCGACTCCTGGTTTCCCAG TACTTCAACCACAAGTGCAGAGCATTGTGACAACACCTCAACTCCAACCGGTGACAATTCAACAGCGCCTTCTGACAAATGGTCAGACCATTCAGACTCTCTCTACAGCGCCCACTACAGTCCACGCTGTGCCGCAGCAAGTGCAACAG GTTCTGGTTCAACAGCCTCAAATTTTGAAGACCGATTCCCTGGTACTATCCACCATGGCAAACCCAGGAGGGATCACCACATTGACCACGCCCCTCCAGAACACAACGCTGCAAGTGCCG ACGCTGATGGGCAGCAGCCTCCTGACTTCTGTTCtgggaggaggagagaagctgACAATCAAACACCTGGGCTCCTCTCACTGCACAAACGGCACCATCTCGGGCATAGACCAAAGCGCTTTGACTGCAGCGGGGCTGTGCCAAGGAGGGGTGGTGAAGGAGGGTGAGAGAAGGACCACCCACAACATCATTGAAAAGAGGTACCGCTCGTCCATCAATGACAAGATTGTGGAGCTGAGAGACTTGGTTGTCGGCAATGACGTCAAG ATGCATAAGTCGGGAGTGTTGAGTAAAGCCATTGACTACATTAAGTACCTGAAACAGGTCAACCATAAACTCCGACAGGAGAATCTGACTCTCAAGATGGCAAACCAGAAGAACA GGCCAGTGACAATGTCTGAGGATATGGAGCCTAAAGAGGAAATTGCAATTATGTCACCTCCAGCCTCCGACTTGGGCTCAATTTCCCCTCAACAGTTTTCTCCTTACAATGTGGACTCTGAGCCCAGCAGCCCCTTAATGGATCACGATCAG ATGAAGTGTGAGCCAGACTCTCCTAACTTTGTCGGAGTGATGGATGGCTCTCGTCTGCTTCTCTGTGCCCTGACCTTCTTCTGTCTCTCCCTGAACCCGCTGCCCTCTTTGTTGGATTCGGAGATCTCGGAGAGTCTTTCTACTGGCCACGGACCTTCTCGATCTCTATCCTGGTTCCCGGGCCCCACTCAAGATTTGG CCTCTTGGCTGCGTTGTCTGTTGCCATGGGTGACGGTTTGGATGCTGAGTGGGCTGGGAGCAATTTGGGGTTGCGTACGGGTGCTCTACCTCTGGGAACCCGTCACGCCTCTTCACTCCCCCAAGTCGGTGTCCTTCTGGAGACACCGAAAGCAAGCTGATGTTCACCTCAAGAGA GGAGATTATGCTGCAGCATTGACAAGTTTAGAGACTTCCTTGTCCATCTTGACCAGAGCGTTGCCTTCCACCAAACTGGATCTGGTCTGCTCGTTGACCTGGAACGTGATTCGCTATTGTTTACATCGCCCAACCCCTCTCGGGTGGCTGGTTCACCAAATCCGAGGCAAACACGAGGGGGACGAGGCGAGGACAAGCGCGAAGGATGCCGCCTTGGTATACCATCGTCTGAGCCAGCTGCAACTCACGG GAAAGCTACCTCAGCGAAGCAGCTGGTGGGCCCTGTCGCTATCTCTGAGTGCTGTCAACCTCAGCGAGAGCGCCCAAGGAAAGATGGCCcccgctcaactcgccgagatcTACGTGACGGCAGCCGCAGCCATGCGCACTCTACCTGCTCTCTACCTCACCTGTTTGCCC ggCTACTTACTGAGCTGTGCCGAGAGCCTTGCAAACCAATGCGAAGCAAAGCACATTCCTGACGGCCTGCGCTGGCTTTTCAACCCATTGGCCAGGAAGTTCTTTTTAACCTGCGATTGGTCATTGAAGTCAGAGAGCAGCGATGGGGTGTTCACGTCGAAGAGAGACCCAG GAGACCCAGTGGCCCAGTTGCACCGTTGTTTCTGCAGGAAGTTGTTGGAGAGAGCCGTTCACACCCTCATCCAGCCTCAAAATGACTTTGAagcatgcaaacacaaacaaagctcTGG AGAGTTTTCCAGTGCCCTTGACTTTTTGCAACAGTTGAATAAATGCACAGAGGACTCGCCGTCTGCTCCTCCCTTCTCAACTCCTCCCAGTCACACCATCACATCAG TGAGAGATCCAGTGAGTCGTTGGTGGGCGTTGGTCCTAAAGGCTACCATCTATTGGCTTCAAGGCGATGATGTCACTGTGAGGTCTCTGTTGGTGGAAGCAGAGCGGATGCCAAGGACACGGCACACTCTTGA CCACCCTCTGCCCAAAGCTGTGCAGTCACTCTGCAAGTCAGTTCAGATGAGTCTGTCACCTGTAAAGGGAGAAGGAACATCAGCCTGTCTGTCCCGTTGTGACCAAGCTAGCAGCTACCTGCGCTCCAGCATCTCCGTACCGCTTGGGCAGCCCGGCGATGGCTTAAACAAG GCGATGGAGCTCTTGGTATGCGACCTTCTACTGACCTTGAGGACCAGTTTATGGCAGCGAGGAAGCAGCACGAATGGGGAACCGGGTCCAGCATCTGCTTCGCAGTTGGCTGGTTTTCAAAACGACCTCAGTGCGCTCCGAAAGCTCACGCAGTGCTCCAGACAGGCCCAGCATAAG ATGTTCCTCCACGAGACCACGGTGAGGCTGATGGCCGGAGCCAGTCCCACAAGGACGCACCAGCTGCTGGATCACAATCTGCGACGCAGGACCAACGGCCTCCCCAATGCAG AAGGTGAGAGGGAGCGGGCTCACGCCATTCTGCTGGCCTGCGGCCACCTGCCCATGCCTCTGTTAACCCCGCCCGGGCATCGTGCCCACCTGCTGGCCGAGGCCAAACGCACGCTGGAGCGGGTAGGAGATCGGCGCTCCCTGCAAGACTGTCAACAGATTCTGATGCGCCTGAGCGGTGGCACGACCGTGGTTACATCCTGA